A single Inediibacterium massiliense DNA region contains:
- a CDS encoding phage tail tape measure protein: MSENGTIIKVGMNSTGFQAGTSEINRKIRVLDSSFKAVSQQAKAFGETTETLKQKQVALTGKIALQIGKVNQLREKYERSKTETGENSKATEKLAIAYNRSVEALNKMKGQLNNVTQELDKQKNELSETQQKIVDYGNSLGEVGSQMKTVGADMQKVGAVITGANVVMGKMAMDFEDSMAKVDTIADVSKEGLDDLSDGVVMLSNTFGESAEKIAEAEYQTISSNIKTSDSLKFVFDSSKLAKAGFTETTTAVDILTTTLNAYKLEANEATTISDQLVKAQKLGKFTIGELGDSLGNVIPIASQMDISTQSLFASIASLTRQGVQADKSITAVKGVLTSVLSPTAEASKRAKELGISFNTVHLKNVGLPKFLEEIQQRTKGNSEDMASLFGNVRALNGVMGLTGKASEDFVEILKELENSTGATDEAFEKVNSTSGAKFRQTLEQIKNSGAELGESLLPLLNAILNIITPIAIVLGKIPAPIVQIGAILGVVLLTVGTFLRTFGSVAMSINNITNLVSGGFNPAMLKTVGIVLLVVAALTALAAIIAVLTGKTADVERTARAISGMSSGGDHSNIRQPRIPRYAKGGVHSGGYAITDEEGGELKYYPDGTVIVPHDISMEMARNNNVNKQSNSNDKMDKLLEKFETMTKAVEDVNRTIKDKRRYDREMGVAY, from the coding sequence ATGTCAGAAAATGGAACTATAATTAAAGTTGGGATGAATTCAACAGGATTTCAAGCAGGTACATCTGAAATAAACAGAAAAATAAGAGTATTGGATAGTAGTTTTAAGGCAGTTAGTCAACAAGCTAAAGCTTTTGGGGAAACTACAGAAACATTAAAGCAAAAACAGGTAGCATTGACTGGTAAGATTGCATTACAAATAGGAAAAGTAAATCAATTAAGAGAAAAATATGAACGTAGTAAAACTGAAACTGGAGAAAACAGTAAAGCAACAGAGAAACTAGCTATTGCATATAATCGAAGTGTTGAAGCTTTAAATAAAATGAAAGGACAATTGAATAATGTTACACAAGAATTAGATAAGCAAAAAAATGAACTAAGTGAAACTCAACAAAAAATAGTTGATTATGGTAATAGTCTTGGTGAAGTTGGTAGTCAAATGAAAACTGTTGGTGCAGATATGCAAAAAGTTGGGGCGGTGATAACTGGTGCAAATGTAGTTATGGGAAAAATGGCAATGGACTTCGAAGACTCTATGGCAAAAGTAGATACAATTGCTGATGTATCAAAAGAAGGTTTAGATGATTTAAGTGATGGAGTAGTTATGTTATCAAATACATTTGGAGAAAGTGCAGAAAAAATTGCAGAAGCAGAATATCAAACTATTTCATCTAATATCAAAACATCTGATTCTTTAAAGTTTGTATTTGATTCATCCAAATTAGCTAAAGCAGGATTTACAGAAACAACTACAGCAGTGGATATTCTAACAACTACTCTTAATGCTTATAAATTAGAAGCTAATGAAGCAACTACCATTAGTGATCAACTTGTAAAAGCTCAGAAATTAGGAAAATTTACAATTGGAGAATTAGGGGATAGTTTAGGTAATGTAATTCCGATCGCTAGTCAAATGGATATTTCTACGCAATCTTTATTTGCAAGTATAGCATCACTAACAAGACAAGGGGTACAAGCAGATAAATCTATTACAGCAGTAAAAGGTGTACTTACAAGTGTATTAAGTCCTACGGCTGAAGCATCTAAAAGAGCAAAAGAATTGGGCATTAGTTTTAATACAGTGCATTTGAAAAATGTTGGATTACCAAAATTTCTTGAAGAAATTCAACAACGCACTAAAGGAAATAGTGAAGATATGGCATCTTTATTTGGGAATGTAAGAGCATTAAATGGTGTAATGGGGTTAACAGGAAAAGCAAGTGAAGATTTTGTAGAGATATTAAAAGAATTAGAAAATAGCACAGGAGCCACTGATGAAGCTTTTGAGAAAGTAAATAGTACTTCAGGTGCTAAATTTAGACAAACACTAGAACAAATTAAAAACTCTGGAGCTGAATTAGGTGAGAGTTTATTACCTTTGCTAAATGCAATATTAAATATTATTACTCCCATCGCAATTGTATTAGGTAAAATTCCTGCCCCAATTGTTCAAATCGGAGCAATTTTAGGAGTTGTATTGTTGACGGTGGGAACATTTTTAAGGACTTTTGGTAGTGTAGCAATGAGTATTAATAATATTACAAATTTAGTTTCTGGAGGTTTTAATCCAGCAATGCTGAAAACAGTAGGTATTGTATTATTGGTTGTTGCGGCACTTACGGCATTGGCGGCTATTATCGCAGTTTTAACAGGAAAAACAGCAGATGTTGAGAGAACTGCAAGAGCAATATCTGGAATGAGTAGTGGTGGAGATCATAGTAATATTAGACAACCTAGAATTCCACGCTATGCAAAAGGTGGAGTACACAGTGGAGGTTATGCAATCACCGATGAAGAAGGTGGAGAATTAAAATATTATCCTGATGGAACAGTAATAGTCCCACATGACATTTCTATGGAAATGGCAAGAAATAATAATGTAAATAAACAATCTAATAGCAACGATAAGATGGATAAATTACTAGAAAAGTTTGAAACAATGACAAAAGCTGTTGAAGATGTGAACAGAACTATAAAAGATAAAAGAAGATATGATAGAGAAATGGGCGTAGCTTATTAG